In the Enterococcus saigonensis genome, one interval contains:
- a CDS encoding ribonuclease J: MSNIKIIPLGGVRENGKNMYIAEVEDDIYVLDCGLKYPENELLGIDTVIPDFTYLVENADRVVGVFLTHGHADAIGALPYFLEKVDVPVFGTKLTIELAKIGVQKNDATKKFRDFHIIDEHTEIDFGTTTVGFFRTTHSIPDSVGITLKTSVGNIVYTGDFKFDQAAVPMYQTDFARIAEIGKEGVLALLSTSSNAENATPVASERQIADEVYDTIKYWEGRIIVAGVASNLQRVQQVLNAAYRCNRKVVLTGQDFGRIIRTAMKLNKLELPDEDLFITQKEMKNYPPEEIIVLETGRMGEPIKSLQRMANGSHRTLRIQEGDLVYITTTPTTAMETTVAKTEDIVFRAGGTVKQISDNMRVSGHANPDDLQLMLNLLKPKYLIPIQGEYRQLAAHAQLAQLTGIPLKNIFITARGDILEYKNGQMSQAGSVPAENVLIDGIGVGDIGNIVLRDRKILSEDGIFIAVVTINRREKKIVSAPQITSRGFVYVKASRDLIRESADMVSEIVEKHLQDDEFEWSKLKQDIRDRLSRYLFEQTKRRPVILPVIMESSQRQKRK; this comes from the coding sequence TTGAGTAACATCAAGATCATTCCATTAGGCGGCGTTCGAGAAAACGGCAAAAATATGTACATCGCCGAAGTGGAAGATGATATTTATGTATTAGATTGTGGGTTAAAATACCCTGAAAATGAATTATTGGGAATTGATACTGTAATTCCTGACTTTACTTATTTAGTAGAAAATGCAGATCGCGTTGTCGGTGTCTTTTTGACCCATGGACATGCCGATGCCATTGGTGCACTGCCTTACTTTTTAGAAAAAGTTGACGTACCTGTATTTGGAACCAAATTAACCATTGAGTTAGCCAAAATTGGCGTTCAAAAAAATGATGCTACTAAGAAGTTTCGAGATTTTCATATAATCGATGAGCATACAGAAATCGATTTTGGTACAACAACAGTTGGATTTTTTAGAACTACGCATTCCATTCCGGATTCTGTAGGAATTACATTAAAAACATCAGTCGGCAACATTGTTTACACTGGTGATTTTAAATTCGATCAAGCTGCCGTGCCAATGTATCAAACAGATTTTGCACGGATTGCAGAAATTGGTAAAGAAGGTGTTTTGGCACTTTTAAGCACCTCTAGTAATGCAGAAAATGCTACGCCGGTTGCTTCTGAACGTCAAATCGCCGATGAAGTATATGACACGATTAAATATTGGGAAGGCCGAATTATTGTTGCCGGAGTTGCCAGCAACTTGCAACGAGTCCAACAAGTATTAAATGCAGCTTACCGTTGTAATCGTAAAGTCGTTTTAACCGGGCAAGATTTTGGCCGAATTATTCGAACGGCGATGAAATTAAATAAATTAGAATTACCTGACGAAGATTTGTTTATCACACAAAAAGAGATGAAAAACTATCCTCCCGAAGAGATTATTGTCTTAGAGACAGGACGGATGGGAGAACCGATTAAATCATTACAACGAATGGCCAATGGTTCTCATCGAACATTACGTATCCAAGAAGGCGATTTAGTCTATATTACGACAACGCCGACAACGGCTATGGAAACCACCGTGGCAAAAACAGAAGATATTGTTTTTCGAGCTGGTGGTACGGTAAAACAAATTTCAGATAACATGCGGGTTTCAGGGCATGCTAATCCTGATGATTTACAATTAATGTTGAATTTATTAAAGCCAAAATATTTAATTCCAATTCAAGGAGAATATCGTCAACTAGCTGCGCATGCACAACTAGCGCAATTAACAGGGATTCCGTTGAAGAACATCTTTATCACAGCCCGTGGTGATATTTTGGAATACAAAAATGGTCAAATGTCTCAAGCGGGTTCTGTACCGGCAGAAAATGTCTTAATTGATGGAATTGGCGTTGGCGACATTGGTAATATTGTATTACGCGATCGTAAAATTTTATCAGAAGACGGTATTTTTATTGCGGTTGTGACTATCAATCGTCGTGAGAAAAAAATTGTTTCAGCGCCGCAAATTACGTCACGAGGCTTTGTCTATGTGAAAGCAAGTCGTGATTTGATTCGCGAAAGTGCGGATATGGTCAGTGAAATTGTTGAGAAGCATTTACAAGATGATGAGTTTGAATGGAGTAAACTCAAACAAGACATTCGCGATCGTCTAAGTCGTTACTTATTTGAACAAACGAAACGACGCCCGGTTATTCTCCCAGTTATTATGGAGTCTTCCCAACGCCAAAAAAGAAAATAA
- a CDS encoding aspartate-semialdehyde dehydrogenase — protein sequence MEKGYRIAVVGATGAVGTKMIEMLEDTTLPIESVKLLASKRSAGKTREFKGAPLTIEELVPDSFNGIDIALFSAGGSISKVFAPEAVKRGAVVVDNTSHFRMDPNVPLVVPEVNPDALKRHKGIIANPNCSTIQMMVALEPIRQTAGLKRIIVSTYQAVSGAGAKAIEELKQEAQALLDGKSKEELDPQILPAGSDKLHYPIAFNALPQIDVFAEDDYTYEEWKMINETHKIMEDDAIKVAATCVRIPVVSGHSESIYIETEKEMTPQAVRDLLEKAPGVTLQDDPSQQVYPQALNSVDKKDTFVGRIRRDLDVKTGLHMWVVSDNLLKGAAWNSVQIAETLHELNLVRVPN from the coding sequence ATGGAAAAAGGATATCGTATCGCTGTAGTGGGAGCAACAGGAGCTGTAGGAACAAAAATGATTGAAATGTTGGAAGACACTACACTGCCAATTGAAAGTGTGAAGTTGTTGGCTTCAAAACGTTCTGCCGGGAAAACAAGAGAATTTAAAGGAGCACCTTTAACAATTGAAGAATTAGTACCAGATTCGTTTAATGGTATTGATATTGCCCTATTCTCTGCTGGTGGGAGTATTTCAAAAGTTTTTGCACCAGAAGCAGTAAAACGGGGTGCAGTTGTCGTGGACAATACCAGTCATTTTCGTATGGACCCAAATGTGCCGTTAGTGGTACCAGAAGTAAATCCGGATGCTTTAAAACGTCACAAAGGAATTATTGCCAATCCCAATTGTTCCACAATTCAAATGATGGTAGCTTTAGAACCGATTCGCCAAACTGCTGGCTTAAAACGGATTATTGTATCCACTTATCAAGCTGTCTCTGGTGCTGGAGCAAAAGCAATTGAAGAATTAAAACAAGAGGCGCAAGCTTTGTTAGACGGTAAAAGCAAAGAGGAACTAGATCCGCAAATTTTGCCTGCAGGAAGTGATAAATTGCATTATCCCATTGCCTTTAACGCGCTTCCGCAAATTGATGTTTTTGCTGAAGATGATTATACGTACGAAGAGTGGAAAATGATTAATGAAACACATAAAATTATGGAAGACGATGCCATAAAAGTTGCTGCAACTTGTGTTCGGATTCCTGTAGTGAGTGGTCATTCTGAATCAATTTATATTGAAACAGAAAAAGAAATGACACCTCAGGCCGTTAGAGATTTGTTAGAAAAAGCACCTGGAGTGACTTTACAAGACGATCCGAGTCAACAAGTTTATCCCCAAGCTTTAAATAGTGTAGATAAAAAAGATACGTTTGTTGGTCGGATTCGCCGTGATTTAGACGTAAAAACAGGACTACACATGTGGGTAGTTTCCGATAACCTATTAAAAGGTGCAGCCTGGAATTCCGTTCAAATTGCAGAAACTTTACATGAACTAAACTTAGTACGCGTCCCTAACTAA
- a CDS encoding DUF1659 domain-containing protein: MKTHISTNLAVTFLEPGKETLSKQKFSNSVENPSETDVLTFGRAFSQLLPENVSYNSVVETKEIEYTA; encoded by the coding sequence ATGAAAACACACATTAGTACGAATTTAGCTGTCACATTTTTGGAACCAGGGAAAGAAACGCTTAGTAAACAAAAATTTTCAAATAGCGTGGAAAATCCCTCTGAAACAGATGTTTTAACTTTTGGTCGTGCGTTTAGTCAATTATTACCAGAAAATGTTAGTTACAACAGTGTGGTAGAGACAAAGGAAATTGAGTATACCGCGTAA
- a CDS encoding DUF2922 domain-containing protein — translation MKKLHLTFLNSEGKKHKIIPRIANENLGVTEVQQVMEEISGLSLFVKKGVTLFVAPASAKYVETIETELFSDEA, via the coding sequence ATGAAAAAACTGCATTTAACTTTTTTAAATAGTGAAGGTAAAAAGCACAAAATAATCCCCCGTATTGCAAATGAAAACTTAGGTGTTACAGAAGTCCAACAAGTAATGGAAGAAATCAGTGGGTTATCGTTATTTGTTAAAAAAGGTGTGACTTTGTTTGTCGCTCCAGCTAGCGCAAAATACGTTGAAACGATTGAAACAGAACTCTTTTCTGACGAAGCATAA
- the serC gene encoding 3-phosphoserine/phosphohydroxythreonine transaminase: MTVYNFSAGPAVLPTPVLEQAQSEFTDYQGSGMSVMELSHRSSFFDAIIKDAKKRLRELMNIPDNYHILFLQGGASLQFSMVPLNLAQNKKALYVNTGSWSKKAIGAAKMLDNVAVEVIASSEEDNFTYIPDITPDMIDQDAAYLHITTNNTIVGTAFQTIPDAGKVPIVADMSSNILANDYNVEDFGIIYAGAQKNIGPAGLTVVIIRDDLLGLCEVNEPMLDYKIHTEANSLYNTPPTFAIYIAQLVFKWLQDLGGLPEILKQDQEKAQLLYDAIEKSSIFTSPVRQDSRSITNIPFVTGDEELDKKFNAEALAAGFENLKGHRSVGGMRASLYNAFPKEGVTALVAFMEKFEKENGGA, encoded by the coding sequence ATGACTGTTTACAATTTTTCAGCCGGTCCTGCCGTATTACCTACACCCGTCTTGGAGCAGGCCCAATCCGAATTTACGGATTACCAAGGTAGCGGCATGTCCGTAATGGAGTTGAGTCATCGTTCCTCCTTTTTTGATGCAATTATTAAAGATGCCAAAAAACGCTTGCGGGAATTAATGAATATCCCAGATAACTATCATATTTTATTCTTACAAGGAGGCGCAAGCTTGCAATTTTCAATGGTGCCGTTAAATTTAGCGCAAAATAAAAAAGCCTTGTATGTCAATACCGGCTCATGGTCGAAAAAAGCAATTGGAGCCGCTAAAATGCTCGACAATGTCGCAGTTGAAGTGATTGCTTCATCAGAGGAAGATAACTTCACGTATATTCCTGATATTACGCCAGATATGATTGATCAAGATGCCGCCTATTTACACATTACAACTAATAACACCATTGTAGGTACTGCTTTTCAAACTATTCCGGATGCAGGGAAAGTTCCAATTGTAGCCGATATGTCATCCAATATTCTGGCCAATGATTACAATGTAGAAGATTTTGGAATCATTTATGCTGGTGCCCAGAAAAATATTGGTCCAGCTGGTTTAACTGTGGTGATTATTCGCGATGATTTGTTAGGCCTGTGTGAAGTAAATGAACCCATGCTCGATTATAAAATTCACACCGAAGCAAACTCGTTATACAATACACCACCAACATTTGCCATTTATATTGCCCAACTGGTTTTCAAATGGTTACAAGACTTAGGTGGATTACCTGAAATCTTAAAGCAAGATCAAGAAAAGGCACAACTACTTTACGACGCGATTGAAAAATCAAGTATATTTACTAGTCCTGTCCGCCAAGATAGCCGTTCAATTACGAATATTCCTTTTGTGACTGGCGATGAAGAATTGGATAAAAAATTCAACGCTGAAGCTTTGGCCGCAGGTTTTGAGAACTTAAAAGGACACCGTTCCGTTGGCGGCATGCGGGCAAGTCTGTACAATGCCTTTCCAAAAGAAGGTGTAACAGCCCTCGTTGCTTTCATGGAAAAATTCGAAAAAGAAAATGGAGGCGCATAA
- a CDS encoding GH25 family lysozyme — protein sequence MQYGSLHRDIHFETHLRKLKEYKVPVAVYAWVRGTSIADMKQEARDFYQRAAKFQPTFWWLDVEEKSYHDMRSGCESYRQELKRLGAKKVGVYIANHLYRQFNLEVEKFDAIWIPAYGQNNGGYEGFNPTCTNRYDIHQYTSNGRIPGYKGPIDLNRLTGGKDFATLFGTKVLIEEKPSLPETSLEEKPVEGGLKTLKVFTLNTAVYLREKANTTSQVIALLYKGNQIKFDDIILNQGYLWAVQPRQKGEEGYLAIGKITAYGKMK from the coding sequence GTGCAATATGGGTCCCTCCACCGAGATATACATTTTGAAACGCATCTTAGAAAATTAAAGGAATATAAAGTTCCAGTAGCTGTATATGCTTGGGTAAGGGGGACGAGTATTGCAGATATGAAACAAGAAGCCCGTGATTTTTATCAGCGGGCGGCAAAATTTCAGCCAACATTTTGGTGGCTAGACGTAGAAGAAAAATCTTATCACGATATGCGCAGCGGATGCGAAAGTTATCGTCAAGAGCTAAAGCGCTTGGGTGCAAAAAAAGTAGGTGTCTATATTGCCAATCATTTGTACCGGCAATTTAATCTTGAAGTGGAAAAATTTGACGCAATCTGGATTCCTGCTTATGGACAAAATAATGGGGGCTATGAAGGGTTTAATCCGACTTGTACCAATCGTTACGATATTCATCAATATACTTCTAATGGACGTATTCCTGGTTACAAAGGACCAATTGATTTAAATCGTTTGACTGGTGGTAAAGATTTTGCAACACTTTTTGGAACAAAAGTATTAATCGAAGAAAAGCCGTCTTTACCAGAAACATCTCTTGAGGAAAAACCGGTAGAAGGAGGATTAAAGACGTTGAAAGTATTCACTCTCAATACTGCTGTCTATTTGCGTGAAAAAGCAAATACCACAAGTCAAGTCATTGCACTCCTTTATAAAGGTAATCAGATAAAATTTGATGATATTATTTTAAACCAAGGTTATTTGTGGGCAGTACAGCCACGACAAAAAGGGGAAGAAGGCTATTTAGCAATAGGAAAAATAACAGCTTATGGTAAAATGAAATAA
- a CDS encoding alpha/beta hydrolase: MKYLYDAGTEDGKKLLLLHGTGGDETSLVDIARFLDGGCEILSFRGEVKEDGMNRFFKRNGLNQFDLDSLEEETDKLYEEIKQISAEKNVPLSDWILVGYSNGANIAAHLLLERETELTQGLFFHPMSLGVHEKQFSLKEKRIWLSFGQGDPIVTLESFNELAASFEQRGADLTIKQTSQGHQLSAEEVNHARNWLHHIPL; the protein is encoded by the coding sequence ATGAAATACTTATATGATGCTGGCACAGAAGATGGCAAGAAGTTATTGCTGTTACATGGTACTGGCGGTGATGAAACTTCCTTAGTAGATATTGCCCGCTTTTTAGATGGCGGTTGTGAAATTTTATCATTTCGCGGCGAAGTAAAAGAAGATGGAATGAATCGCTTTTTTAAGCGCAATGGCTTAAACCAATTTGATCTGGATAGCCTAGAAGAAGAAACCGATAAGTTGTACGAAGAAATTAAACAAATTAGTGCAGAAAAAAATGTTCCCTTAAGTGATTGGATTTTGGTCGGGTACTCGAATGGTGCTAATATTGCGGCTCATTTATTATTAGAAAGAGAAACCGAATTAACGCAAGGTTTATTTTTCCACCCGATGTCTTTAGGTGTGCATGAAAAACAATTTAGTCTAAAAGAGAAACGGATATGGCTTTCTTTTGGTCAAGGAGATCCCATTGTCACCTTGGAATCTTTCAATGAGCTAGCGGCATCTTTTGAGCAACGGGGAGCAGATTTAACCATTAAACAAACGTCACAAGGACATCAATTATCAGCAGAAGAAGTGAATCATGCTCGCAATTGGTTGCACCATATCCCATTATAG